A genomic window from Cyanobacteria bacterium FACHB-DQ100 includes:
- a CDS encoding ATP-binding cassette domain-containing protein, producing the protein MHHNPIDIYNLSYAYPDGTQALNGVTVSIAATERVALVGANGSGKSTLLMHFNGLITPQVGQVLVGTLPVEAQNLKRIRDFVGLVFQNPDDQLFMPTVWEDITFGPMNQGIAGQELRDRSIHAMRCVGLDPETYGSRSANGLSGGEKKRVAIAGVLAMQPQVLVLDEPSAQLDPRSRRQLIELLDTLPLTQLIATHDLDLALELCNRTIVLSKGRIVFDGETERIMSNPELLAEHALEPPLSYSRPYCQLEDAYNNA; encoded by the coding sequence ATGCACCATAATCCGATCGACATCTACAATCTTTCCTATGCTTATCCAGACGGCACTCAAGCACTCAATGGAGTGACTGTTTCCATCGCTGCCACAGAACGAGTGGCTTTAGTCGGTGCAAACGGGTCTGGAAAATCAACCTTACTCATGCACTTTAATGGCTTGATTACGCCGCAAGTGGGTCAAGTGCTCGTCGGGACGCTGCCAGTCGAGGCGCAGAATCTAAAACGGATTCGCGATTTTGTCGGGCTTGTGTTTCAGAACCCAGATGATCAACTGTTCATGCCGACGGTTTGGGAAGACATTACCTTTGGCCCAATGAATCAAGGCATTGCTGGACAGGAACTCAGAGATCGATCTATTCATGCAATGCGCTGTGTTGGACTCGATCCCGAAACGTATGGATCGCGCAGTGCAAACGGTTTATCAGGTGGAGAGAAAAAAAGAGTCGCGATCGCAGGAGTTCTGGCAATGCAGCCGCAAGTTCTCGTTCTCGATGAACCCTCGGCACAGCTTGACCCACGATCGCGTCGTCAGTTGATTGAACTGTTAGATACGCTGCCGTTGACGCAGCTAATTGCAACCCATGATTTAGATTTGGCGTTAGAACTGTGCAATCGAACGATCGTTTTAAGCAAAGGGCGAATTGTATTCGATGGTGAAACTGAGCGAATTATGAGCAATCCAGAGCTATTAGCTGAACATGCTCTAGAGCCACCTTTAAGCTACAGTCGCCCGTACTGTCAGCTTGAAGATGCTTACAACAATGCCTGA
- a CDS encoding glutathione peroxidase: MTTQTSPSIYDFSANSIEGQPVSLSAYKDKVLLIVNTASQCGFTPQYQGLQSIHNKYENQGFAVLGFPCNQFGQQEPGSANEIQSFCEMRFGVTFPLFEKVDVNGANAHPLFKFLTKAAPGIFGTEGIKWNFTKFLVDRSGQVVKRYPSTTKPEDIEKDIQALL; the protein is encoded by the coding sequence ATGACTACGCAAACATCGCCCTCTATCTACGATTTTTCAGCGAATAGTATCGAAGGTCAGCCTGTTTCACTTAGCGCCTACAAAGATAAAGTATTGCTGATTGTGAATACTGCAAGTCAGTGCGGTTTTACACCTCAGTATCAGGGATTGCAATCGATTCACAATAAATATGAGAATCAAGGATTTGCAGTTTTGGGATTTCCCTGTAATCAGTTTGGACAACAAGAACCCGGAAGCGCTAACGAAATTCAATCCTTCTGTGAAATGCGGTTTGGCGTGACGTTTCCATTGTTTGAAAAAGTGGATGTCAATGGAGCAAATGCACATCCGCTGTTCAAATTCCTGACCAAAGCTGCACCCGGAATCTTTGGGACAGAAGGCATCAAATGGAACTTCACGAAGTTCTTAGTCGATCGCTCCGGTCAAGTCGTCAAACGCTATCCTTCGACCACCAAGCCTGAAGACATTGAAAAAGACATTCAGGCATTGTTGTAA